A genomic stretch from Candidatus Hydrogenisulfobacillus filiaventi includes:
- a CDS encoding PadR domain-containing protein: MGMPAHGRHLPAFVLLMVVLHGPLHGRAVATLLRRSLPGGSTADDPAVYRCLRDLETAGLVTSEWVPGPGGPARHVYRATDRAPARLAEWAEEIARSRRNLDYFLDSWAAWNRTGSAAPGRSG; encoded by the coding sequence ATGGGGATGCCGGCTCACGGTCGCCACCTGCCGGCCTTCGTGCTCCTCATGGTGGTCCTGCACGGCCCCTTGCACGGCCGGGCAGTGGCCACCCTGCTGCGGCGGAGCCTGCCGGGAGGCAGCACCGCTGACGACCCCGCCGTCTACCGCTGCCTGCGCGACCTGGAAACGGCGGGGCTGGTCACCTCCGAGTGGGTCCCGGGCCCGGGAGGACCCGCCCGGCACGTCTACCGGGCCACCGACCGCGCCCCGGCCCGCCTGGCGGAATGGGCCGAGGAGATTGCCCGCAGCCGCCGCAACCTGGACTATTTCCTGGACAGCTGGGCAGCCTGGAACCGGACCGGTTCCGCCGCCCCCGGCCGTTCCGGCTAA
- a CDS encoding protein of unknown function (Evidence 5 : Unknown function): MPGGSSRARDPLGGDQPRRFQVAQAAVDGGVVSGAASRQAPPQQGGHCPAVQGAVQDHHEEHEGRQVATVSRHPHPRFLLTCVRFTLIIV, translated from the coding sequence GTGCCGGGCGGGTCCTCCCGGGCCCGGGACCCACTCGGAGGTGACCAGCCCCGCCGTTTCCAGGTCGCGCAGGCAGCGGTAGACGGCGGGGTCGTCAGCGGTGCTGCCTCCCGGCAGGCTCCGCCGCAGCAGGGTGGCCACTGCCCGGCCGTGCAAGGGGCCGTGCAGGACCACCATGAGGAGCACGAAGGCCGGCAGGTGGCGACCGTGAGCCGGCATCCCCATCCCCGTTTCCTCCTCACATGTGTCCGTTTCACGCTCATCATAGTGTGA
- a CDS encoding protein of unknown function (Evidence 5 : Unknown function), which produces MAAARPGGLPAFPPFTLTAAVADPGTPLTAVYDPALGLLLTGDGNGNTAVWTPTAGTLTPAAVWMETPAPAGTLPVPATGPHGRHLYLAAGGVVEEATLPAGAPAPLFALPGAAYVTPGPRGQHVYALGQSGSTLTVAAFAPGSGGPVTVTLTGTATAPAAAVYTPSGTRLYVPLAQGRIAVLTFADGSWQTAPALTANSTPLALAVTPQGTLFANTGAALESWVYGRSAPITLPLPAAAVALAANPTSLWTTAGTVYVTADDGQGGGLLLSGPLQGPLTVAATGLAADAGGDGSATGWWVLAPAGLLRSGPAGLTRLGWGVAPVDADLAGDDLLAAGPAGRHLYLACQAGVARYNLLRASWAAGLAGALAAPPAALALNGADGRLAAAVGGQVLEFPLPGGTPVPAWTAPPGSTVTGLAVTGSTLLAAYDPAGAGSLTALGPQPLWSTALPDPAGVTVAGPIAVAASAGRLLPVSLASGTPGSPFGSSAGGNVATLAAGGTTWILTDTGNGVAAFAAASGSPQATLPVPTVLPEGQSTPPGLYGIAPGPHGQHLYLAAANGILVYALPGLSLSAASLTPAAGSPDPVTATLTRPDGRPWPGVMVDFGAWGQAVTNSTGQATVSVQAAGPGPFTVTATAAGVSTALALTALPAPAAPPPPPPRRNRAGWCAYACQPAGPPGATVTVTAPAPALPGARAVFAFRIRGRTPRGPLRYYPRRYLLQVLAPPGDAIPFGVWYRSRGDGRWYPLLGREQWSRGREVFTARTPFLLSFAVRAGAPPLPLRVGGRDRIGTALRAASLAYPAGATRAVVANRGYGGAAPPDALAAAPLAAVLHAPVVLVPARRLPARVLQVLTALGVREVYIMGGPRAVAPAVRRRLAARFPRVVAAFNGRDRYATALDIARWLAARRPRPRVLLANGATMADALSVGAVAARRREPVLLTGGRRLTPGIRAWLRPPAVRTVTVAGGPAAVSPAITAGLRRAGLAVERVAGPGRNATARALARRFFPGRLPGLVLADDGSGGHSLADAIAASGLAARYAVPVLLAPPRRWTAGLARFLTADPRLTWLVYMGGPRALDLPWPAPVDPRPRPGR; this is translated from the coding sequence GTGGCCGCCGCCCGCCCGGGCGGCCTCCCCGCCTTCCCGCCCTTCACCCTCACCGCCGCCGTGGCGGATCCCGGCACCCCCCTGACCGCAGTCTACGACCCCGCCCTGGGGCTATTGCTAACCGGGGACGGCAACGGCAACACCGCCGTATGGACGCCCACCGCCGGCACCCTCACCCCCGCCGCGGTCTGGATGGAGACCCCGGCCCCCGCCGGCACCCTGCCAGTCCCGGCCACCGGCCCGCACGGCCGCCATCTCTATCTGGCCGCCGGAGGGGTGGTGGAGGAGGCCACCTTGCCCGCCGGGGCTCCGGCCCCCCTGTTCGCGCTGCCGGGCGCCGCCTATGTCACCCCCGGCCCCCGCGGGCAGCATGTGTACGCCCTCGGGCAGAGCGGCAGCACCCTTACCGTCGCCGCGTTCGCCCCCGGCAGCGGCGGACCGGTCACCGTTACCCTGACCGGCACCGCCACCGCCCCGGCGGCAGCCGTTTATACCCCATCCGGTACCCGCCTCTACGTGCCCCTGGCCCAGGGCCGCATCGCCGTCCTCACCTTCGCCGACGGCAGCTGGCAGACGGCCCCCGCCCTCACCGCCAACTCCACCCCTCTGGCGCTGGCGGTCACGCCCCAGGGCACCCTCTTCGCCAATACCGGCGCCGCGCTGGAAAGCTGGGTCTACGGCCGCAGTGCCCCCATCACCCTGCCCCTGCCGGCCGCCGCGGTGGCCCTGGCCGCCAATCCTACCTCCCTCTGGACCACCGCGGGCACCGTCTATGTCACCGCCGATGACGGCCAGGGGGGTGGCCTCCTGCTGAGCGGGCCGTTGCAGGGCCCCCTCACAGTGGCAGCGACCGGCCTGGCTGCGGACGCCGGCGGGGACGGCAGCGCCACCGGGTGGTGGGTCCTGGCGCCCGCCGGGCTCCTGCGGAGCGGCCCGGCGGGCCTTACCCGCCTCGGCTGGGGCGTGGCCCCGGTCGACGCCGACCTGGCCGGTGATGACCTCCTGGCCGCAGGCCCCGCCGGGCGGCATCTGTACCTGGCCTGCCAAGCAGGGGTGGCCCGGTACAACCTCCTGCGGGCCAGCTGGGCCGCCGGCCTGGCCGGCGCCCTGGCCGCCCCGCCTGCTGCCCTGGCGCTGAACGGGGCCGACGGCCGCCTGGCAGCGGCCGTCGGCGGCCAGGTGCTGGAATTCCCCCTGCCCGGAGGGACCCCCGTCCCCGCCTGGACAGCACCGCCCGGCAGCACGGTCACCGGCCTGGCGGTCACCGGCAGCACCCTGCTCGCGGCCTACGACCCCGCCGGCGCCGGCAGCCTGACCGCCCTCGGCCCCCAGCCGCTCTGGTCCACCGCCCTGCCCGACCCGGCCGGGGTAACCGTGGCGGGCCCCATCGCGGTGGCCGCTTCCGCCGGCCGTCTGCTGCCGGTGAGCCTGGCCTCCGGTACCCCCGGCAGCCCCTTCGGCAGCAGTGCCGGCGGCAACGTGGCCACCCTGGCCGCCGGCGGCACCACCTGGATCCTGACCGACACCGGCAACGGGGTGGCCGCCTTCGCCGCCGCCTCCGGCAGCCCCCAGGCCACCCTGCCCGTCCCCACCGTCCTGCCGGAGGGGCAGAGCACCCCGCCCGGCCTCTACGGCATTGCCCCCGGCCCCCACGGGCAGCATCTCTACCTGGCGGCCGCCAACGGCATCCTGGTCTACGCCCTGCCGGGGCTCAGCCTGAGCGCCGCCAGCCTCACCCCTGCCGCCGGCAGCCCCGACCCCGTCACCGCCACCCTGACCCGGCCCGACGGCCGTCCCTGGCCGGGCGTGATGGTGGATTTCGGAGCCTGGGGCCAGGCCGTCACCAACAGCACCGGCCAGGCCACCGTCTCCGTGCAGGCGGCCGGTCCCGGCCCCTTCACCGTGACCGCCACCGCTGCCGGCGTCAGCACCGCCCTCGCCCTCACGGCGCTCCCGGCCCCGGCCGCGCCGCCACCCCCGCCACCCCGCCGGAACCGGGCTGGATGGTGCGCGTACGCCTGCCAGCCCGCCGGCCCCCCGGGGGCCACCGTGACCGTTACCGCCCCCGCTCCCGCCCTGCCGGGCGCCCGGGCGGTGTTCGCGTTCCGGATCCGCGGGCGAACCCCCCGGGGACCCCTCCGCTACTATCCCCGCCGCTACCTCCTTCAGGTGCTGGCCCCGCCGGGGGACGCCATCCCCTTCGGGGTCTGGTACCGGAGCCGCGGGGACGGCCGCTGGTATCCCCTCCTGGGCCGAGAGCAATGGAGCCGGGGACGCGAGGTGTTCACGGCCCGCACCCCCTTTTTGCTGTCCTTTGCCGTCCGGGCGGGGGCACCGCCGCTACCCTTGCGGGTGGGGGGACGGGACCGCATCGGCACCGCCCTGCGCGCCGCCAGCCTGGCCTACCCCGCCGGGGCCACCCGCGCGGTAGTGGCCAACCGCGGATACGGCGGCGCTGCCCCGCCCGATGCCCTGGCCGCCGCCCCCCTGGCGGCCGTCCTCCACGCCCCGGTGGTCCTGGTGCCTGCCCGCCGCCTGCCGGCGCGGGTGCTTCAGGTCCTCACCGCCCTCGGGGTGCGCGAGGTGTACATCATGGGCGGTCCCCGGGCGGTCGCCCCGGCGGTGCGCCGGCGGCTCGCCGCCCGTTTCCCGCGGGTGGTGGCGGCCTTCAACGGCCGTGACCGCTACGCCACCGCCCTCGACATCGCGCGCTGGCTGGCCGCCCGGCGTCCCCGGCCGCGGGTGCTGCTGGCCAACGGCGCCACCATGGCCGATGCCTTGAGCGTGGGGGCGGTGGCGGCGCGCCGGCGGGAGCCCGTGCTCCTCACCGGGGGCCGCCGGCTGACCCCCGGGATCCGGGCCTGGTTGCGGCCCCCGGCCGTCCGCACCGTCACCGTCGCCGGCGGGCCTGCAGCGGTGAGCCCGGCCATCACCGCCGGCCTCCGCCGGGCAGGCCTGGCCGTCGAACGGGTGGCCGGTCCCGGCCGCAACGCCACCGCCCGCGCCCTGGCCCGCCGCTTCTTCCCGGGGAGGCTGCCGGGCCTGGTGCTGGCCGACGACGGGTCCGGCGGACACAGCCTGGCGGATGCCATCGCCGCATCCGGTCTCGCCGCCCGCTACGCGGTGCCGGTGCTGCTGGCCCCGCCCCGGCGCTGGACCGCCGGCCTGGCCCGCTTTCTGACCGCGGATCCCCGTCTGACCTGGCTGGTCTACATGGGCGGTCCCCGGGCCCTGGACCTGCCTTGGCCGGCACCCGTCGATCCCCGCCCCCGCCCCGGGCGCTGA
- the fdxA gene encoding Ferredoxin 7Fe, which translates to MAHIITAACIGTKDRSCVDACPVDCIHPYPEGDGQAAYDQAEQLYIDPDTCIDCGACVPVCPVSAIYPDDDLPADMEQFREINAAYYRNR; encoded by the coding sequence ATGGCTCACATCATCACCGCAGCCTGCATCGGTACCAAGGACCGGAGCTGCGTAGACGCGTGCCCTGTCGACTGCATTCACCCCTATCCCGAAGGCGACGGCCAGGCGGCTTACGACCAGGCCGAACAGCTGTACATCGACCCCGACACCTGCATCGACTGCGGAGCTTGTGTGCCCGTCTGCCCCGTCAGCGCCATTTACCCGGACGACGACCTGCCTGCGGATATGGAGCAGTTCCGGGAGATCAACGCCGCCTACTACCGCAACCGCTGA
- a CDS encoding conserved protein of unknown function (Evidence 4 : Unknown function but conserved in other organisms), whose product MLDDYAVVVGMGQLGRVFAQAFLAAGTAVIPALRRTPLDALAAAAPEPRLVLVATAEDDLPPALNALPPAWRGRVGLLQNELVPAVWEAAGITDPTVAVVWFEKKPGMEVRVILPSPVWGPAAAWVADALGRIGIPAVVLEDYGRLVYELVLKNVYIWTTNIAGLAVGGTAGELWERHRPLAEAVLGEALAVQEALTGQHFDPARLQEAVVAALAADPAHRLMGRSARARLARALAHARRLGVAVPTLERIAADTASAG is encoded by the coding sequence GTGCTGGACGATTACGCGGTGGTGGTCGGAATGGGGCAGCTGGGCCGGGTGTTCGCCCAGGCCTTCCTGGCCGCCGGGACCGCCGTCATTCCCGCCCTGCGCCGGACGCCCCTGGACGCGCTGGCGGCAGCGGCCCCCGAACCACGCCTGGTACTGGTGGCCACCGCCGAGGATGACCTGCCGCCGGCGCTGAATGCGTTGCCCCCGGCCTGGCGGGGCCGGGTGGGGTTGCTGCAGAACGAGCTGGTGCCGGCGGTCTGGGAGGCGGCCGGCATTACGGACCCCACGGTGGCGGTGGTCTGGTTCGAGAAGAAGCCGGGCATGGAGGTGCGCGTCATCCTGCCCAGCCCGGTGTGGGGCCCGGCTGCGGCGTGGGTGGCGGACGCCCTCGGCCGCATCGGCATTCCGGCGGTGGTGCTGGAGGATTACGGGCGGCTGGTCTATGAACTGGTGCTGAAGAACGTCTACATCTGGACCACCAACATCGCCGGCCTGGCGGTGGGGGGCACCGCCGGGGAGCTGTGGGAGCGGCACCGCCCGCTGGCGGAAGCGGTGCTGGGCGAGGCGTTGGCGGTGCAGGAGGCCCTGACCGGGCAGCATTTCGACCCGGCTCGCCTGCAGGAGGCGGTGGTGGCCGCCCTGGCCGCGGATCCCGCCCACCGCCTCATGGGCCGCAGCGCCCGGGCCCGCCTGGCCCGCGCCCTGGCCCATGCCCGCCGCCTGGGGGTGGCGGTGCCCACCCTGGAACGGATTGCGGCCGATACGGCCTCAGCGGGATAG
- the cbbYC gene encoding Protein CbbY, chromosomal, which translates to MALRALIFDVDGTLADTERHGHRVAFNRAFEEAGWPFRWDEATYGELLAITGGKERLRAYLERIALGAEVDDALIRELHRAKTRHYVRLLEEGAIPLRPGVLRLLREARAAGLQLAIATTTTPANVHGLLVHAMGEEALEWFTVIGAGDVVAGKKPLPDIYHWVLEQLDLDPARCLAVEDSAVGLAAARAAGLPTLVTVNDYTRDQAFPGALAVLEHLGEPDRPARVLAGPEPGPVVVTVPLLARWHRAAAG; encoded by the coding sequence GTGGCGTTACGGGCGCTCATCTTTGATGTGGACGGCACCTTGGCGGATACCGAGCGGCACGGCCACCGGGTCGCCTTCAACCGCGCGTTTGAGGAAGCGGGGTGGCCCTTCCGCTGGGATGAGGCCACCTACGGGGAGCTGTTGGCCATCACCGGGGGCAAGGAGCGGCTGCGCGCCTACCTGGAGCGCATCGCCCTGGGGGCCGAGGTGGATGACGCCCTCATCCGGGAACTGCACCGGGCCAAGACCCGGCATTACGTCCGCCTGCTGGAGGAGGGCGCCATCCCTCTACGGCCGGGGGTGCTGCGCCTGCTCCGGGAGGCGCGGGCCGCCGGCCTGCAGCTGGCCATCGCCACCACCACCACCCCCGCCAATGTACACGGGCTGCTGGTCCATGCCATGGGCGAGGAGGCCCTGGAATGGTTTACGGTCATCGGGGCGGGGGACGTGGTGGCGGGCAAGAAGCCCCTGCCCGACATCTATCACTGGGTGCTGGAGCAGCTGGACCTGGACCCCGCCCGCTGCCTGGCGGTGGAGGACTCGGCGGTGGGTCTGGCGGCAGCGCGCGCCGCCGGGCTGCCTACCCTGGTCACGGTCAATGACTACACCCGGGACCAGGCCTTCCCGGGGGCGCTGGCGGTGCTGGAGCATCTGGGCGAGCCGGACCGGCCGGCCCGGGTGCTGGCCGGCCCCGAGCCGGGGCCGGTGGTGGTCACCGTCCCCCTGCTGGCCCGCTGGCACCGGGCGGCCGCGGGCTAG
- a CDS encoding exported protein of unknown function (Evidence 5 : Unknown function) has protein sequence MSRRLALSLAGLSLAGLAAGGCGPAAAPHPAPLAYRWPAGPRQYTYNLDAVLTAPANGQGSTTYDLAARFRAAVAPLGHGLARLTLDLLNGEASRNGQALGGIVPAAGLSVSVILNRHGLPAGSGQPAPSGAWSPLVVPALPARPWQGALQWSRTDTLTLPDGARLTVVEHNRLTPGGGGQLDLRVSGSGTLSGPGLPAPETATLDGITVLSAGTHLPLSSRWTARGYGPGGQAVRLRITLTRDNP, from the coding sequence ATGTCCCGTCGTCTGGCCCTGTCCCTGGCCGGCCTCAGCCTGGCGGGGCTGGCCGCGGGCGGCTGCGGTCCCGCGGCAGCCCCCCATCCGGCGCCCCTGGCCTACCGCTGGCCCGCCGGCCCGCGTCAGTACACCTACAACCTGGACGCCGTCCTCACCGCCCCCGCCAACGGCCAGGGCAGCACCACCTACGACCTGGCCGCCCGCTTCCGGGCAGCGGTCGCCCCCCTCGGCCACGGCCTGGCCCGCCTGACCCTGGACCTGCTCAACGGGGAAGCCTCCCGGAACGGGCAGGCCCTGGGCGGTATCGTGCCCGCAGCCGGCCTCTCGGTATCCGTCATCCTGAACCGGCACGGGCTGCCGGCCGGATCCGGGCAGCCCGCTCCCTCCGGCGCCTGGAGCCCGCTGGTGGTGCCGGCGCTGCCGGCCCGGCCCTGGCAGGGGGCCCTGCAATGGTCCCGCACCGACACCCTCACCCTGCCCGATGGCGCCCGTCTCACGGTGGTGGAGCACAACCGCCTCACCCCCGGCGGCGGCGGCCAGCTCGACCTGCGCGTGAGCGGCTCCGGCACCCTGAGCGGGCCCGGGCTGCCGGCACCGGAGACGGCCACCCTGGACGGCATTACCGTCCTGAGTGCGGGGACGCACCTGCCCCTCTCCAGCCGCTGGACCGCCCGGGGCTACGGTCCCGGCGGACAGGCCGTCCGCCTGCGGATCACCCTGACCCGCGACAACCCCTAG
- a CDS encoding Formylmethanofuran dehydrogenase — MDIRLASETAVTPEELHAAQYFHGHKCPAMPQGLRAGHLAMDILGVERARGGGELIAVVETGYHHFSGCFADGVQFATGCTTGKGNLERNPLGKFALTLLEPASGRAVRVVPKAERMAQCLNMDFFKLRAQGVPPWKLDPAVVDPLIEDVLTRPWQEIFDVETFEHYPYPRQPEVFEAVRCDECGELVVTSYATRIEERWYCRPCLDRRLHAGR, encoded by the coding sequence ATGGACATCCGGTTGGCATCCGAAACCGCTGTCACCCCCGAGGAGCTGCACGCGGCCCAGTACTTCCACGGGCACAAGTGCCCGGCCATGCCCCAGGGCCTGCGGGCCGGCCACCTGGCCATGGACATCCTGGGCGTGGAGCGGGCCCGGGGCGGGGGCGAACTCATCGCCGTGGTCGAGACCGGCTATCATCACTTTTCCGGTTGTTTTGCGGACGGGGTGCAGTTCGCCACCGGCTGCACCACCGGCAAGGGCAACCTGGAGCGCAATCCGCTGGGGAAGTTCGCCCTCACCCTGCTGGAGCCGGCCAGCGGCCGCGCGGTGCGGGTGGTCCCCAAGGCGGAACGCATGGCCCAATGCCTTAACATGGACTTCTTCAAGCTGCGGGCCCAGGGGGTGCCGCCCTGGAAGCTGGACCCGGCGGTGGTGGATCCCTTGATCGAGGACGTCCTCACCCGGCCCTGGCAGGAAATCTTCGACGTGGAGACCTTCGAGCACTATCCCTACCCCCGCCAGCCGGAGGTGTTTGAGGCCGTGCGCTGCGACGAGTGCGGGGAGCTGGTGGTGACCAGCTACGCCACCCGCATCGAGGAGCGCTGGTACTGCCGGCCTTGCCTGGACCGGCGGCTGCACGCCGGCCGTTAG
- a CDS encoding putative membrane transporter protein (Evidence 3 : Putative function from multiple computational evidences) — MMLFWTGTLIFVVSFVFAMLGLGGGMLYVPIFHWLGFGLKNVVIPLGLLLNGLNTLVALVPYGRKGLVDWKGGLPMALGALVGAPLGAMTAPYVPGRVLLILFALLVLVAGARTLAVVRQAEPALDVLPPHRMLWGTLVSTLAGFLGGLLGIGGGFLISPLLLWIGYPTKEAAATTAYIVTFSSFSGFLGHMGHMTLSGPLLAVTVGAVLVASWAGSSFMANKAKPAWVKTLYGILLLGVAAKLLWPFLATA, encoded by the coding sequence GTGATGCTGTTCTGGACCGGCACGCTCATCTTCGTGGTGTCCTTTGTGTTCGCCATGCTGGGCCTGGGCGGCGGGATGCTGTACGTGCCCATCTTCCACTGGCTGGGCTTCGGCCTCAAGAACGTGGTCATCCCCCTGGGCCTGCTGCTCAACGGGCTCAACACCCTGGTGGCGCTGGTGCCCTATGGGCGCAAGGGGCTGGTGGACTGGAAGGGGGGGCTGCCCATGGCCCTGGGGGCCCTGGTGGGGGCGCCCCTGGGGGCGATGACCGCCCCCTACGTGCCCGGACGGGTGCTACTGATCCTGTTTGCCCTGCTGGTGCTGGTGGCCGGGGCCCGCACCCTGGCGGTGGTGCGGCAGGCGGAGCCGGCGCTGGACGTCCTGCCGCCCCACCGCATGCTGTGGGGGACCCTGGTCTCCACCCTGGCCGGGTTCCTGGGCGGGCTGCTGGGCATCGGGGGTGGGTTCCTCATCAGCCCCCTCCTGCTCTGGATCGGGTATCCGACCAAGGAGGCGGCCGCTACCACCGCTTACATCGTGACCTTCTCCAGCTTCTCCGGTTTTCTCGGCCATATGGGGCATATGACCCTAAGCGGCCCCCTCTTGGCGGTGACGGTGGGGGCGGTGCTGGTGGCCTCCTGGGCGGGGTCCAGCTTCATGGCCAACAAGGCCAAGCCTGCCTGGGTGAAGACCCTCTACGGCATCCTGCTGCTGGGAGTGGCGGCCAAGCTCCTGTGGCCCTTCCTGGCCACCGCCTGA